A portion of the Scleropages formosus chromosome 13, fSclFor1.1, whole genome shotgun sequence genome contains these proteins:
- the ogt.1 gene encoding UDP-N-acetylglucosamine--peptide N-acetylglucosaminyltransferase 110 kDa subunit isoform X4: MASSVGNVADSTGLADLAHREYQSGDFEAAERHCMQLWRQEPDNTGVLLLLSSIHFQCRRLDRSAHFSTLAIKQNPMLAEAYSNLGNVYKERGQLQEAIEHYRHALRLKPDFIDGYINLAAALVAAGDMEGAVQAYVSALQYNPDLYCVRSDLGNLLKALGRLEEAKACYLKAIETQPNFAVAWSNLGCVFNAQGEIWLAIHHFEKAVTLDPNFLDAYINLGNVLKEARIFDRAVAGYLRALSLSPNHAVVHGNLACVYYEQGLIDLAIDTYRRAIELQPHFPDAYCNLANALKEKGNVSEAEECYNTALRLCPTHADSLNNLANIKREQGNIEEAIQLYRKALEVFPEFAAAHSNLASVLQQQGKLQEALMHYKEAIRISPTFADAYSNMGNTLKEMQDVQGALQCYTRAIQINPAFADAHSNLASIHKDSGNIPEAIASYRTALKLKPDFPDAYCNLAHCLQIVCDWTDYDERMKKLVSIVADQLDKNRLPSVHPHHSMLYPLSHAFRKAIAERHGNLCLDKINALHKPGYEHPKDLKTSGGRLRVGYVSSDFGNHPTSHLMQSIPGMHNSDKFEVFCYALSPDDGTNFRVKVMAEAHHFTDLSQIPCNGKAADRIHQDGVHILINMNGYTKGARNELFALRPAPIQAMWLGYPGTSGAPFMDYIITDKETSPAELAEQYSEKLTYMPNTFFIGDHANMFPHLKKKAVIDFKSNGHIFDNRIVLNGIDLKAFLDSLPDVKVVKMKCDGQEVTDGNGALSMPVIPMNTAAEAIINMINQGQIQVTINSFTVSNGLATTQINNKAATGEEVPRTIVVTTRSQYGLPEDSIVYCNFNQLYKIDPPTLQMWANILKRVPNSVLWLLRFPAVGEPNIQQYAQNMGLPATRIIFSPVAPKEEHVRRGQLADVCLDTPLCNGHTTGMDVLWAGTPMVTMPGETLASRVAASQLTCLGCPELIAKNRQEYEDVAVKLGTDMEYLKMMRARVWKQRICSALFNTKQYTMDLERLYLQMWEHHAAGGKPDHLIKVQSIESSESA, translated from the exons ATGGCGAGCTCCGTGGGAAACGTGGCCGACAGCACAG GGCTGGCAGACCTGGCACACAGGGAGTACCAGTCAGGTGACTTTGAGGCTGCTGAGCGCCACTGCATGCAGCTGTGGAGGCAGGAGCCTGACAACACGGGTGTAttgctgctgctctcctccatcCATTTCCAGTGCCGGCGGCTTGACAG GTCGGCTCACTTCAGTACCTTGGCCATCAAGCAGAACCCTATGCTGGCTGAGGCGTACTCCAACCTGGGTAACGTCTATAAAGAGCGCGGACAGTTGCAGGAGGCCATCGAGCACTACCGACATGCACTTCGGCTGAAGCCAGACTTCATCGATGGCTACATCAACTTGGCTGCGGCGTTGGTGGCTGCTGGGGACATGGAAGGGGCTGTGCAGGCCTATGTGTCTGCCCTGCAGTACAACCCT GATCTCTATTGTGTCCGCAGTGATCTGGGGAACTTGTTAAAAGCACTTGGGCGTCTGGAAGAAGCTAAG GCCTGTTACCTGAAAGCAATTGAGACTCAGCCAAACTTTGCGGTGGCTTGGAGCAACCTGGGATGTGTGTTCAATGCCCAGGGAGAGATTTGGTTGGCGATACACCATTTTGAAAAG GCTgtgactttggacccaaacttCTTGGATGCCTATATCAATTTGGGAAATGTTCTTAAAGAAGCACGTATCTTTGACAG GGCTGTTGCAGGCTACCTCCGTGCGCTGAGCTTGAGTCCCAACCATGCTGTTGTCCATGGAAATCTAGCTTGTGTTTATTATGAGCAAGGCCTGATTGACCTCGCCATTGATACATACCGGCGTGCAATTGAACTGCAGCCCCACTTTCCTGATGCCTATTGCAACCTGGCCAATGCATTGAAGGAGAAAGGCAAT GTATCTGAGGCAGAGGAATGCTACAATACTGCACTGCGGCTATGTCCCACACATGCAGACTCCCTCAATAACCTGGCCAATATCAAACGTGAACAGGGTAATATCGAAGAGGCTATCCAGCTCTACAGGAAAGCTCTGGAG gtgttTCCAGAGTTTGCGGCAGCCCACTCGAACCTGGCCagtgtgctgcagcagcaggggaaACTCCAGGAGGCCCTCATGCACTACAAGGAGGCCatcag GATCAGCCCGACATTTGCTGACGCCTACTCCAACATGGGGAATACTTTGAAAGAAATGCAGGATGTTCAGGGGGCCCTGCAGTGCTATACACGTGCCATACAGATCAACCCAGCCTTTGCAGATGCTCACAGCAACCTGGCATCTATACACAAG GACTCTGGGAATATTCCGGAAGCCATTGCATCTTATCGTACTGCCCTAAAACTGAAACCCGACTTTCCTGATGCTTATTGCAATCTGGCTCACTGCCTGCAG ATTGTGTGTGACTGGACAGACTATGATGAGCGCATGAAGAAGCTTGTTAGCATTGTGGCAGACCAACTGGATAAGAACCGCCTGCCCTCGGTGCACCCCCATCACAGCATGCTTTATCCTCTCTCCCATGCCTTCCGCAAGGCCATTGCAGAAAGACATGGCAATCTCTGCCTGGACAAG ATCAACGCGCTACACAAGCCAGGCTATGAGCATCCCAAGGACTTGAAGACCAGTGGGGGTCGCCTACGTGTGGGATACGTCAGCTCCGACTTTGGAAACCACCCCACCTCCCACCTCATGCAGTCCATCCCAGGCATGCACAACTCTGACAAGTTTGAG GTCTTTTGTTATGCTCTGAGCCCAGATGATGGCACCAACTTCCGTGTGAAGGTGATGGCAGAGGCCCACCACTTCACAGACCTGTCCCAG ATCCCCTGCAATGGGAAGGCTGCAGACAGGATCCACCAGGATGGAGTGCACATCCTGATCAACATGAATGGCTACACCAAGGGAGCACGCAATGAACTGTTTGCCCTTCGTCCGGCACCCATCCAG gctATGTGGCTTGGTTACCCTGGGACTAGTGGTGCACCTTTTATGGACTACATAATTACTGACAAAGAGACATCTCCTGCTGAGCTGGCAGAGCAGTACTCTGAGAAGCTGACCTACATGCCCAACACATTCTTCATTGGAGACCATGCCAATATGTTCCCCCACCTGAAG aaaaaggcTGTGATTGACTTCAAGTCAAATGGACACATTTTTGATAACCGCATTGTGCTGAATGGCATTGATTTAAAGGCCTTTTTAGACAGCCTGCCAGATGTGAAAGTTGTTAAG ATGAAATGCGATGGCCAGGAGGTCACCGATGGCAATGGCGCTCTCTCCATGCCTGTTATCCCCATGAACACAGCTGCTGAGGCCATCATTAACATGATCAACCAAGGCCAAATCCAGGTGACCATCAACAGTTTCACAGTTAGCAATGGACTTGCCACCACCCAG ATCAACAACAAGGCTGCAACTGGAGAAGAGGTGCCACGCACTATTGTTGTCACAACACGCTCCCAGTACGGGCTCCCGGAGGACTCCATTGTGTACTGCAACTTCAACCAGCTCTACAAGATTGACCCTCCCACTCTGCAGATGTGGGCTAAT ATCTTGAAGCGTGTTCCCAACAGCGTGCTGTGGCTGCTGCGATTCCCGGCTGTGGGCGAACCCAATATCCAGCAGTACGCCCAGAACATGGGTCTGCCAGCCACTCGTATAATCTTCTCACCTGTGGCCCCCAAGGAGGAGCACGTGCGGCGGGGTCAGCTGGCTGATGTGTGCTTGGATACACCGCTTTGCAATGGCCACACCACTGGCATGGATGTGCTGTGGGCTGGCACCCCCATGGTTACCATGCCAG gTGAGACTTTGGCCTCTCGAGTAGCTGCTTCCCAGTTGACTTGTCTTGGCTGCCCTGAGCTCATTGCAAAGAATCGCCAGGAGTATGAGGATGTGGCTGTCAAACTGGGCACTGACATGGAGTA CCTGAAGATGATGCGTGCTCGTGTGTGGAAGCAGCGCATTTGCAGTGCACTCTTCAATACCAAGCAGTACACGATGGACCTGGAGAGGCTGTACCTGCAGATGTGGGAGCATCATGCTGCAGGGGGCAAGCCAGACCACCTTATTAAAGTGCAGTCCATAGAGAGCAGTGAAAGTGCTTAA